The sequence below is a genomic window from Lolium perenne isolate Kyuss_39 chromosome 4, Kyuss_2.0, whole genome shotgun sequence.
AGAGGCACCCCTAAGACAACAAAATGAATGCATGGTAAGTAGTTTGTAGCACTAAACCGTAATATGCACACCAGACAGGAACCATTCATAGCCATGCAGTCGAGCAATATGTACAACAGGCTAGCATAAGAAACAATACAACAATACTGAGCAATATGTACAACATGCTAGCATAAGAAACAATACAACAATACTTAATAGTGTTATACAGAAAACCCAGAACAGAAGGTGATGGGAAGCACCTTTTAGACTTTGGAAGCACGACACCATCTTCTTTGACCCCAACAGCAGCACCCTTTGAAAGCACAACATTATCTTCCTTGTCCTCAGCAGCAGCTGCAGCATCATCCACCAAGGCCTGCGTGAAAGGATGAGTAAGTTGGCAAACCCAAAAAGCTAAACCAAAGATACCAAGGGTGAGCAATTTGGCAGCATGGcgaaagaaaaacaagaagaacaCAAAAGAAGAAATGAGGGAAACCAACATCTGGTTCTTCTCGACTTGGAACACTATTGTCCACATCAATCTGTTCCTTGTCTTTGGAAGGGCTTGCGAATAAAGAACGCCTCACGCCACGCATGGGAGCAGATGAATTGCTACAAGAACACAGTAAAGAGTTGATGGAAGAACAAAGCAAGCAAGGGTCACACAGAATAATAGTGGTGGTATTAATGGTACCTTTTAGCTGGAGTTGCAGGGCTAAGCGTAGCAGCAGGTGAGGCACGAGCCTATGTTCCAACAAAACATATCAACATTTACAAAAGAAAAATAGATCACGAAAAAGGATCCAACACACATCAACCAGGTCCATAGAATTACCTGTGCCACATGCGAACCATATCCAGCATGAAAGGCCTGATTGTGAGGTGAACCACTCGCATGAGGTGTGTGCAGCCCAGGCGACATAACTGGACCCAGAGGTGGAGTTCTCGTGCCCGATCCACCGGCTGATGACAAAAGCGCAGTAGAAACCAAACCAGGGGCAAAACCAAGCGGTGGCAACTCGGGCTTGTATGTCTCTATAATCCTGCAGACCTGGAAAGCTAGGGGCTCGTCGACATTGTTACCCGTCTTCCACTTTTTCGATATGCTGACCAAAAGTTTATACTTTTGGCTAACAAGCCGAGAAATCTCTGCTGGAATACCAGTGTCATGCCTAGCAACTGCAACTATCTCATCGACTGTGGAATGACCTGGGTACCTCTGATGCATCAAGGTCATCAAATGCTTGCCTACAGCTGCTACTCCAACCCTATCAAACATCACAAACTCAGCCCCACCCGTGGCATCAGATGCAAAGAATGAAACACAGTACCTACAaatgaagatccaaataacaattagGCACATAGCATGCAGAATGCAAGGTTAAGATCCAACAGATTGCATGAAAGCTACAGCGAAAATATGCAATTGCTTACGCTAGATCAGCCTTAACAGAGCCGCAGGCTTCGCCCGAGCAATGGAACTGGTAGCCATCATGCCTAGCAGACTTGTGGCATAGTTTACATGAAGCAAACCACCATCGCTGATCAGCAGTAATGAAGTCAACAGTAACACTGCAGATGAACCTCTTTTCCTGCAGACAGCATAGAAGCCAAAATGAGGAGCACAGGGAGTTGTAAAATAATTCAAACGGAATATAGTACTGAGAAGTAGAATGGACTAACCATATCTACAAAAGGGTCAACATCATTGAGTTCTTTCATAGTCATCTCAACAGGTTCTGCATAGACACATGCTGGAAGGGCATCTGACACCGTGGGGACATAGGCAGACAGAGGAGTAAACTGCTCCCCAAGGCTGCAGGAAGGAATAAACCAAGTCTAAATACGAAGTCGATATACGGGGGGGGGGGAGTGTAACATAGAAAAACATACCCTATACGGAATGAGTTAATATCAGGTATGTCCTCATCGATATACCAGCGACAAGCAGAGCTACCACTTAACCCCGTGACACCTGCAGCCAAACCACACAACAATGAATAAAAAACAAGCAAGCAACAGAACCTGAACCGAGCAGAACAAATATGTAAGTGCAAGAAAGGAAGCAAGTAGATTGATGGTATACATAAAGGTAGAATTAATGGTGCTAAAACATAAGAAGCGTAAAGAAATGAGCAGCATTGCAATTACCTCGATGGTTCTTAGTCAATGTTCCCACGAAGATACCAATGACGGGTTCCTTATCACCCATTGCACAAACCAAGTCTGCATTAAATTCAACCGCTCGGTCACCCCAGAGAACAAGCCTTAGCTCGGCACCCCTGCAGACCCACATGCAGGAATTAAATGAGACACATAAACCATAAATATTGATAAGACATACAAAGAAAAATAGGTAGCGGAGGCCAACACTCACAGCAGGTTCGTCAGCACAATTGTTCTCGTGTTAGAAGCTTCTGTCTGGTACAGAGATTGAATAGGGACAACGTCCGAAACATGTGAGATTTTGCCAATGACATATGCAACGGAATAAACCAAATGTGAGGAAGTAAACAGAGAAGCCGGGTGGCAGTAATCTAGGCTACAAACAGAACCAACCGACAAAGCGTGCAGGACGTCCACTGGGATCTGGGAGTTCATCAAATGCAGTCAAACTGTACGTGCAGAATGGGTAATTAACCTCCAACCCGGGCCTCTCCTCAACAGTAGTGTATTTTGTGAACTGAACCATGAAAGGACTCTCCACGGGCCTGAAAGATGTCCTGGACGCGTTACAGAAGAATTTCCTTATAACGAAAACCTTTCCCTCCTGCAACACATCCTTGAGGCGCTCAGCAGTGGCTGGAGGGAGTTG
It includes:
- the LOC127295295 gene encoding uncharacterized protein isoform X1 — protein: MVGPRVVRPKKPRVLSSPAAGVSRSKSHKAPLAPLVHPPAGFIYAGLPKRKWDGFFPVLTSKVTTRNRKRRKIIHDRLRGRIPDAPFISPLEPSWVGFSVEETDILKAGYADRSFYGGPAYMCGRCKASFWFQERVKSLSAITERRVVYNNCCKGGKMPINPLREIHKDSHHWTICVLVSRMWHYRGGTDEGPIKHTDLVLLDTDGTHMYGQLPPATAERLKDVLQEGKVFVIRKFFCNASRTSFRPVESPFMVQFTKYTTVEERPGLEVNYPFCTYSLTAFDELPDPSGRPARFVDVIGKISHVSDVVPIQSLYQTEASNTRTIVLTNLLGAELRLVLWGDRAVEFNADLVCAMGDKEPVIGIFVGTLTKNHRGVTGLSGSSACRWYIDEDIPDINSFRIGLGEQFTPLSAYVPTVSDALPACVYAEPVEMTMKELNDVDPFVDMEKRFICSVTVDFITADQRWWFASCKLCHKSARHDGYQFHCSGEACGSVKADLAYCVSFFASDATGGAEFVMFDRVGVAAVGKHLMTLMHQRYPGHSTVDEIVAVARHDTGIPAEISRLVSQKYKLLVSISKKWKTGNNVDEPLAFQVCRIIETYKPELPPLGFAPGLVSTALLSSAGGSGTRTPPLGPVMSPGLHTPHASGSPHNQAFHAGYGSHVAQARASPAATLSPATPAKSNSSAPMRGVRRSLFASPSKDKEQIDVDNSVPSREEPDALVDDAAAAAEDKEDNVVLSKGAAVGVKEDGVVLPKSKRGASGNKPSGAIKKPKM
- the LOC127295295 gene encoding replication protein A 70 kDa DNA-binding subunit A isoform X4 yields the protein MPINPLREIHKDSHHWTICVLVSRMWHYRGGTDEGPIKHTDLVLLDTDGTHMYGQLPPATAERLKDVLQEGKVFVIRKFFCNASRTSFRPVESPFMVQFTKYTTVEERPGLEVNYPFCTYSLTAFDELPDPSGRPARFVDVIGKISHVSDVVPIQSLYQTEASNTRTIVLTNLLGAELRLVLWGDRAVEFNADLVCAMGDKEPVIGIFVGTLTKNHRGVTGLSGSSACRWYIDEDIPDINSFRIGLGEQFTPLSAYVPTVSDALPACVYAEPVEMTMKELNDVDPFVDMEKRFICSVTVDFITADQRWWFASCKLCHKSARHDGYQFHCSGEACGSVKADLAYCVSFFASDATGGAEFVMFDRVGVAAVGKHLMTLMHQRYPGHSTVDEIVAVARHDTGIPAEISRLVSQKYKLLVSISKKWKTGNNVDEPLAFQVCRIIETYKPELPPLGFAPGLVSTALLSSAGGSGTRTPPLGPVMSPGLHTPHASGSPHNQAFHAGYGSHVAQARASPAATLSPATPAKSNSSAPMRGVRRSLFASPSKDKEQIDVDNSVPSREEPDALVDDAAAAAEDKEDNVVLSKGAAVGVKEDGVVLPKSKRGASGNKPSGAIKKPKM
- the LOC127295295 gene encoding uncharacterized protein isoform X2; this encodes MVGPRVVRPKKPRVLSSPAAGVSRSKSHKAPLAPLVHPPAGFIYAGLPKRKWDGFFPVLTSKVTTRNRKRRKIIHDRLRGRIPDAPFISPLEPSWVGFSVEETDILKDRSFYGGPAYMCGRCKASFWFQERVKSLSAITERRVVYNNCCKGGKMPINPLREIHKDSHHWTICVLVSRMWHYRGGTDEGPIKHTDLVLLDTDGTHMYGQLPPATAERLKDVLQEGKVFVIRKFFCNASRTSFRPVESPFMVQFTKYTTVEERPGLEVNYPFCTYSLTAFDELPDPSGRPARFVDVIGKISHVSDVVPIQSLYQTEASNTRTIVLTNLLGAELRLVLWGDRAVEFNADLVCAMGDKEPVIGIFVGTLTKNHRGVTGLSGSSACRWYIDEDIPDINSFRIGLGEQFTPLSAYVPTVSDALPACVYAEPVEMTMKELNDVDPFVDMEKRFICSVTVDFITADQRWWFASCKLCHKSARHDGYQFHCSGEACGSVKADLAYCVSFFASDATGGAEFVMFDRVGVAAVGKHLMTLMHQRYPGHSTVDEIVAVARHDTGIPAEISRLVSQKYKLLVSISKKWKTGNNVDEPLAFQVCRIIETYKPELPPLGFAPGLVSTALLSSAGGSGTRTPPLGPVMSPGLHTPHASGSPHNQAFHAGYGSHVAQARASPAATLSPATPAKSNSSAPMRGVRRSLFASPSKDKEQIDVDNSVPSREEPDALVDDAAAAAEDKEDNVVLSKGAAVGVKEDGVVLPKSKRGASGNKPSGAIKKPKM
- the LOC127295295 gene encoding replication protein A 70 kDa DNA-binding subunit A isoform X3 is translated as MKLAEYLCDIRAGRAFGKVTAVLHTVEFQKRGLPHAHILVWQDKEERGEMPINPLREIHKDSHHWTICVLVSRMWHYRGGTDEGPIKHTDLVLLDTDGTHMYGQLPPATAERLKDVLQEGKVFVIRKFFCNASRTSFRPVESPFMVQFTKYTTVEERPGLEVNYPFCTYSLTAFDELPDPSGRPARFVDVIGKISHVSDVVPIQSLYQTEASNTRTIVLTNLLGAELRLVLWGDRAVEFNADLVCAMGDKEPVIGIFVGTLTKNHRGVTGLSGSSACRWYIDEDIPDINSFRIGLGEQFTPLSAYVPTVSDALPACVYAEPVEMTMKELNDVDPFVDMEKRFICSVTVDFITADQRWWFASCKLCHKSARHDGYQFHCSGEACGSVKADLAYCVSFFASDATGGAEFVMFDRVGVAAVGKHLMTLMHQRYPGHSTVDEIVAVARHDTGIPAEISRLVSQKYKLLVSISKKWKTGNNVDEPLAFQVCRIIETYKPELPPLGFAPGLVSTALLSSAGGSGTRTPPLGPVMSPGLHTPHASGSPHNQAFHAGYGSHVAQARASPAATLSPATPAKSNSSAPMRGVRRSLFASPSKDKEQIDVDNSVPSREEPDALVDDAAAAAEDKEDNVVLSKGAAVGVKEDGVVLPKSKRGASGNKPSGAIKKPKM